From Mesorhizobium australicum, a single genomic window includes:
- a CDS encoding DUF2493 domain-containing protein, giving the protein MTYELPFDDAYEPYHASSPTDRVILELQMYGHRPHQDEPDPRPLPDDKVIRAGLAGIVETFAGMLGDTRLEPDLDDLLWSFTNVFHRAAERVARNLDRNEEAQRSSQGEQDGSEVKSVELERLTAEGITYIERRNVLEIMRDEAADLYEAQTGSAWRPRTGSKVSHQAMTAAVIDSRDFLAARRRAETEVLVPAGTKIAFAGGLDCNEHDRIWDALDKAREKHADMVLLHGGSPRGAERIAACWAENRKVTQIAFKPDWNRHAKAAPFRRNDQLLSVMPYGLIVFPGSGITENLADKARRLGIPVWRFTEGGA; this is encoded by the coding sequence ATGACCTACGAGCTTCCTTTCGACGACGCCTACGAGCCCTACCACGCCTCCTCGCCGACCGACCGCGTCATCCTCGAACTGCAGATGTACGGCCATCGCCCGCATCAGGACGAGCCCGATCCCCGGCCGCTGCCCGACGACAAGGTGATCCGGGCCGGCCTTGCAGGCATCGTCGAGACCTTCGCCGGCATGCTCGGCGACACCAGGCTCGAACCCGACCTCGACGACCTGCTCTGGTCCTTCACCAACGTCTTCCACCGCGCCGCCGAGCGCGTCGCCCGCAACCTCGACCGCAATGAGGAGGCGCAGCGCTCCAGCCAGGGCGAACAGGACGGCTCCGAGGTGAAGTCCGTCGAGCTGGAGCGGCTGACGGCAGAAGGCATCACCTATATCGAGCGCCGCAATGTCCTCGAGATCATGCGCGACGAGGCGGCCGACCTCTACGAGGCGCAGACCGGATCGGCCTGGCGGCCACGCACCGGCTCGAAGGTCTCCCACCAGGCGATGACTGCGGCGGTGATCGACAGTCGCGATTTCCTCGCCGCGCGCCGCCGCGCGGAGACCGAGGTGCTGGTCCCGGCCGGCACCAAGATCGCCTTCGCCGGCGGCCTCGATTGCAACGAGCACGACCGCATCTGGGACGCGCTCGACAAGGCTCGCGAGAAGCACGCCGACATGGTGCTCCTGCACGGAGGCAGCCCGCGCGGCGCCGAGCGCATCGCCGCCTGCTGGGCGGAAAACCGTAAGGTCACGCAGATCGCCTTCAAGCCGGACTGGAACCGGCACGCCAAGGCGGCCCCGTTTCGCCGCAACGACCAGTTGCTCTCGGTCATGCCCTACGGGCTGATCGTCTTCCCCGGCTCCGGCATCACCGAGAACCTGGCCGACAAGGCCCGCCGGCTGGGCATCCCGGTCTGGCGCTTCACGGAAGGTGGCGCGTGA
- a CDS encoding WGR domain-containing protein, giving the protein MQNEDVIHLHRIDPARNMARFYRLTSTPSLFGDICVVREWGRIGRPGRMRIDLYEQAQEAAAARHVLERAKRRRGYRDLCGR; this is encoded by the coding sequence ATGCAGAACGAAGACGTGATCCATCTCCATCGCATTGACCCGGCGCGAAACATGGCAAGGTTCTACCGCCTGACGTCGACGCCGAGCCTGTTCGGCGACATCTGTGTCGTGCGCGAGTGGGGAAGGATCGGCCGTCCGGGGCGGATGCGCATCGACCTCTATGAGCAGGCCCAGGAAGCTGCTGCCGCGCGGCATGTGCTGGAACGGGCCAAACGGCGGCGCGGCTATCGAGACCTGTGCGGGAGATGA
- a CDS encoding DUF736 domain-containing protein, protein MATTIANLTAKADGSMEGVFATLRVNAPITLIPNANKTREDAPDYRIVNKRTGFEIGAGWHRISQRSGEEYLSVKLEAPEIGVIFGNLAPAPGGDENKKVILWNNPQ, encoded by the coding sequence ATGGCCACCACGATCGCAAACCTCACCGCCAAGGCCGACGGCTCGATGGAAGGCGTGTTCGCCACGCTGCGGGTCAACGCCCCGATCACCCTGATCCCGAACGCCAACAAGACCCGCGAGGATGCCCCCGACTACCGCATCGTCAACAAGCGCACGGGCTTCGAGATTGGAGCCGGCTGGCACCGCATCTCCCAGCGTTCGGGCGAGGAATACCTCTCGGTCAAGCTGGAAGCCCCCGAGATCGGCGTGATCTTCGGCAACCTCGCGCCCGCCCCCGGCGGTGACGAGAACAAGAAGGTGATCCTGTGGAACAACCCGCAGTGA
- a CDS encoding plasmid mobilization protein — MAHIRFSPAEYDALEAAASAAGMTVSGFVRSLSMEGAGVRPFLGEGDRLVLGLLADGMRAIGGNLNQIARAINTGKLPVEGDVAGSIRDAHSVATTLASELAHMTRRTAAARRGENA; from the coding sequence GTGGCGCATATCCGCTTCTCTCCCGCCGAGTATGATGCGCTGGAGGCCGCCGCGAGCGCAGCCGGGATGACCGTTTCCGGCTTCGTCCGGTCTCTGTCCATGGAGGGCGCCGGCGTCAGGCCGTTCCTCGGTGAAGGGGATCGACTGGTGCTCGGCCTGCTTGCCGACGGCATGCGGGCGATCGGCGGCAACCTCAATCAGATCGCCAGAGCCATCAACACCGGCAAATTGCCGGTTGAAGGCGATGTTGCAGGCAGCATCAGGGATGCGCATAGCGTTGCAACCACGCTCGCGTCGGAGCTTGCTCATATGACACGGCGGACAGCTGCTGCCCGACGCGGGGAGAATGCCTGA
- a CDS encoding relaxase/mobilization nuclease domain-containing protein, with protein sequence MEFFPGAFEREWERRRAMLLNEMQLGQAERSDWEEPRRGGVARIGDEGLGGFGRARRRQGGNGLRWSRSGAGAAGRSMRTRFGALARGSQPAVVKLASYGGGARAGAMMSYTSRGGELAVENERGERVLGKDALAEQRAEWEHLFDNRAASRDLGVFHVSVDTASLRDDSDQDDQLREILRAGFGDRRFVCTARQRSSGETHISGVVVLRDGSGERLTGDQKAAEIVQQRFDDSDASRDVEARFRFHGYGNGVEWGTARVRELVASAEGEVRDDTGRLIADATQAGDLVQKEWRKELHSRKGRDVMHLIVSARAGTDGPAFEAAVREFLGDQFAGHRYVFAVHDPALDPKEAAEGGKRPHIHAHAIVTMRSESGERIVTSPQMFREWRSVMAEKAREQGIDMELTDRREFANAPAYTRNQVRPVSYRGRTEHEGTSSAANSRYRAKRANDINLATTDRSRQYAATAAEAWSDLANEAGGSREGAFAMLQSGRLQGFWENTQNERVFAENANEPVKNITNMIELAEFVNGEDGQMREMTRPEFEAYETRVEAVLASVEQTLDEADRGDFDEIAAAAREVVDIRREYLDLTERHVDREGGQDSRGSSDDRFEDPNVQWNAAVARFGLEAVETANEVLVQVSHYREGLERIEAGELPQSFASSYWAGLEREVNRAVEMAIDGDNQYMREAAKSDPDLQRTIDQIALSRAEQARSERGEARDEQAASINAGANRRVDGAPNGFQDVAEAEQYRDPAQEVQMTPGQDDQVIEQQATMSTGPRTQHPEDRAVERKPALDAELARSDPPQQHVPRLRQIEREVEERQDRDREDRER encoded by the coding sequence ATGGAATTCTTTCCCGGTGCCTTCGAACGGGAGTGGGAGCGCCGGCGCGCCATGCTGCTGAACGAGATGCAGCTCGGCCAGGCTGAAAGGAGCGACTGGGAAGAGCCGCGAAGGGGAGGGGTGGCGCGGATCGGCGATGAGGGGCTGGGCGGCTTCGGCCGAGCGCGGCGGCGGCAGGGCGGAAACGGGCTGCGGTGGTCGCGTTCTGGCGCGGGTGCGGCCGGACGCTCGATGCGAACGCGCTTTGGTGCGCTGGCGCGTGGCAGTCAACCAGCCGTGGTCAAGCTTGCCTCCTATGGTGGAGGCGCGCGCGCCGGCGCGATGATGAGCTACACATCGAGGGGCGGAGAACTGGCGGTCGAGAATGAGCGTGGGGAGCGTGTGCTCGGCAAGGATGCACTCGCCGAACAACGTGCCGAGTGGGAGCATCTCTTCGACAATCGGGCCGCCAGCCGGGATCTGGGCGTATTCCACGTCTCGGTCGATACGGCATCACTGCGCGATGACAGCGACCAGGACGACCAGCTGCGCGAAATCCTGCGCGCGGGATTTGGTGATCGGCGATTCGTCTGCACCGCGCGGCAGCGATCTTCGGGCGAGACCCATATCTCTGGTGTTGTCGTGCTGCGCGACGGAAGCGGGGAGCGGCTGACCGGCGACCAGAAGGCCGCCGAGATCGTCCAGCAGCGATTTGACGATTCCGATGCCAGTCGGGATGTCGAGGCCCGGTTCCGATTCCATGGCTACGGCAATGGAGTGGAATGGGGCACCGCGCGTGTGCGCGAACTGGTCGCCAGTGCGGAAGGCGAGGTTCGCGACGACACCGGGCGGTTGATCGCAGACGCCACGCAGGCCGGCGATCTCGTACAGAAGGAATGGCGCAAGGAATTGCACAGCCGCAAGGGTAGGGACGTCATGCACCTGATCGTCTCGGCACGGGCCGGCACGGATGGACCGGCCTTCGAAGCTGCCGTGCGGGAGTTCCTCGGCGATCAGTTCGCCGGGCATCGCTATGTGTTTGCCGTCCACGATCCGGCGCTCGATCCGAAGGAAGCGGCTGAGGGCGGCAAGCGGCCACACATTCATGCCCACGCGATCGTGACGATGCGGTCGGAGAGCGGAGAGAGGATCGTCACCAGCCCGCAGATGTTTCGGGAATGGCGCTCCGTGATGGCCGAGAAGGCGCGCGAGCAGGGCATCGACATGGAGTTGACCGACCGTCGCGAGTTCGCCAACGCGCCGGCCTATACCCGCAACCAGGTGCGGCCCGTCAGCTATCGCGGCCGGACCGAGCATGAAGGGACCAGCTCCGCCGCGAATAGCCGCTATCGGGCCAAGCGCGCGAACGACATCAACCTCGCCACCACCGACCGTAGCCGGCAGTACGCGGCCACAGCGGCCGAGGCCTGGAGCGATCTTGCCAATGAGGCTGGCGGCTCGCGCGAGGGCGCCTTTGCAATGCTTCAGAGCGGTCGCTTGCAAGGATTTTGGGAGAACACTCAAAATGAGCGTGTTTTCGCAGAAAACGCAAACGAACCTGTCAAGAACATAACCAATATGATAGAGTTGGCCGAGTTCGTGAACGGTGAGGATGGACAGATGCGAGAGATGACGCGTCCGGAATTCGAGGCCTACGAAACCCGTGTAGAGGCTGTCCTTGCGTCTGTAGAGCAGACGCTCGACGAAGCGGATCGTGGCGACTTCGACGAGATCGCCGCGGCGGCGCGGGAAGTGGTCGACATCCGCCGGGAATATCTCGATCTCACCGAACGCCACGTTGACCGCGAGGGTGGGCAGGACTCGCGTGGCTCGAGCGACGATCGGTTTGAAGATCCCAACGTCCAGTGGAATGCGGCGGTGGCGCGGTTCGGACTTGAGGCGGTCGAAACAGCGAACGAGGTTCTCGTCCAGGTCAGTCACTATCGCGAGGGGCTTGAGCGGATTGAAGCGGGCGAGCTGCCGCAGTCCTTCGCGTCAAGCTACTGGGCAGGGCTCGAGCGGGAAGTCAACCGGGCGGTCGAAATGGCGATCGATGGTGACAACCAATATATGCGTGAAGCCGCGAAATCGGATCCGGACCTGCAGCGTACTATCGATCAGATCGCACTGTCCCGCGCCGAACAAGCGCGAAGCGAAAGGGGCGAAGCGAGGGATGAGCAAGCTGCTTCAATCAACGCCGGCGCAAACCGCCGGGTCGATGGCGCGCCCAATGGGTTCCAGGATGTTGCCGAAGCGGAGCAATATCGCGATCCAGCTCAGGAGGTCCAGATGACACCGGGTCAGGATGATCAAGTCATCGAGCAGCAGGCCACCATGTCGACCGGACCACGCACGCAGCACCCCGAGGACCGAGCTGTCGAAAGGAAGCCGGCCCTCGATGCCGAACTTGCCAGATCCGATCCGCCGCAGCAGCATGTACCGCGTCTTCGCCAGATCGAGCGAGAAGTCGAGGAGCGACAGGACCGCGATCGCGAAGATCGGGAAAGGTAG
- a CDS encoding ParA family protein → MTVVIAAINGKGGAGKTTALMNIAGEYALRGGHVAMIDMDARNNLMKWWTDCQEKDAQPEGIEVYSHKTARGLERWMMDNANAFDHVLIDTPGEDTSIVDPVIAAADLVISPIQPSKREVLGAIDSFENVLRVNEALGKACRHGVLRTRITVTVRHTELYRKIRPIIEDTVKTYLFRTEVFERNVYKDIHNGIGTLQMQEVTDAIAKARRETQALVAEVDQLLANEAATGRAA, encoded by the coding sequence ATGACCGTCGTGATCGCCGCCATCAACGGCAAGGGAGGCGCTGGCAAAACCACCGCGCTAATGAACATCGCCGGCGAATATGCCCTGCGTGGTGGGCACGTCGCCATGATCGACATGGACGCCCGCAACAACCTGATGAAGTGGTGGACCGACTGTCAGGAGAAGGATGCGCAGCCTGAAGGCATCGAAGTCTACAGCCACAAGACCGCGCGGGGATTGGAGCGCTGGATGATGGATAACGCTAACGCGTTCGATCACGTGTTGATCGACACCCCCGGCGAGGACACCTCGATCGTCGATCCGGTGATCGCGGCGGCCGACCTGGTGATCTCGCCGATCCAGCCGTCCAAGCGAGAAGTGCTCGGTGCCATCGACAGTTTCGAGAATGTGCTGAGGGTCAACGAGGCGCTGGGAAAAGCTTGTCGGCACGGCGTCCTGCGGACGCGGATCACCGTGACGGTGAGGCACACGGAACTCTACCGGAAGATTAGGCCGATCATCGAGGACACGGTGAAAACCTATCTGTTCCGCACCGAGGTTTTCGAGCGCAATGTCTACAAGGACATCCACAACGGCATCGGCACGCTTCAGATGCAGGAGGTGACCGACGCGATCGCCAAGGCGCGGCGGGAGACGCAGGCGCTGGTTGCCGAAGTCGATCAACTGCTCGCGAACGAGGCGGCGACAGGACGCGCGGCATGA
- a CDS encoding DUF7146 domain-containing protein: MTGSASELAHRLGDHAEAVCREYLSNGHRSGNHWIVGDVRNTRGRSMHVRLKANAKGPAGKWVDEATSEFGDLLDVIRESCGLIEFRDVADEARRFLNEPHPEPDAQAPGAQRHPAAARGSPDAARRLFAMSQPILGTLAERYLAGRGLLLAARERALRFHLGCYYRDLVTGETLTFPALIAAVTDLDGRITGLQRTWLDPSGNGKAQLSDPRRSLGNLLGNAIWLGLEPGAPVPVMAAGEGFETMASLRTVMPALPVAAATSANHLAGLTFPPGCRRLYIAADADAAGRNGIRRLSQRAGEAGIFAMVLRPQLGDFNDDLRHLGPRHLVARLGDQLAPEDASRFLPPG; encoded by the coding sequence ATGACCGGCTCGGCCTCCGAGCTGGCACACCGCCTTGGCGATCATGCCGAAGCGGTGTGCCGCGAGTATCTCTCCAACGGCCATCGTTCCGGCAATCATTGGATCGTCGGTGACGTGCGCAACACGCGCGGCCGGTCCATGCATGTGCGGCTGAAAGCCAATGCCAAAGGTCCGGCCGGAAAGTGGGTCGACGAGGCGACGTCGGAATTCGGCGACCTGCTTGACGTCATCCGCGAAAGCTGCGGCCTCATCGAGTTCCGCGATGTCGCTGACGAGGCCCGCCGGTTCCTAAACGAGCCGCATCCGGAACCGGATGCTCAGGCCCCCGGCGCGCAGCGCCACCCGGCCGCGGCACGCGGCTCGCCTGACGCCGCGCGTCGGCTGTTCGCCATGTCGCAGCCTATCCTGGGCACGCTGGCCGAACGCTACCTTGCCGGCCGCGGCCTCCTGCTCGCCGCGCGTGAGCGCGCCCTGCGCTTCCACCTCGGGTGCTACTACCGCGATCTCGTCACCGGCGAGACGCTGACCTTCCCCGCCCTGATCGCCGCCGTGACCGACCTTGACGGACGTATCACCGGCCTGCAGCGCACCTGGCTCGATCCTTCAGGCAACGGCAAGGCGCAACTCTCCGATCCACGCCGTTCGCTCGGCAATCTTCTCGGCAACGCCATCTGGCTTGGCCTGGAGCCTGGCGCGCCCGTTCCGGTCATGGCTGCCGGCGAGGGTTTCGAGACGATGGCGTCGCTCCGCACCGTGATGCCGGCGCTGCCGGTGGCCGCCGCCACCTCGGCCAATCACCTCGCCGGCCTGACCTTCCCGCCTGGTTGCCGTCGCCTCTACATCGCCGCCGATGCGGACGCCGCCGGCAGGAATGGCATCCGTCGGCTCAGCCAGCGCGCAGGCGAGGCCGGCATCTTCGCCATGGTGCTGCGTCCGCAGCTCGGCGACTTCAACGACGATCTGCGCCATCTCGGCCCGCGCCATCTCGTGGCACGGCTCGGCGATCAGCTCGCCCCGGAAGATGCCAGTCGCTTCCTGCCGCCCGGATGA
- a CDS encoding helix-turn-helix domain-containing protein: MAIKDVQAYIDRQGLVETEDSEAGKPIWRKPGFDGVRGLLEIEEELSRFLRERRDAQNLNREQVGMMVGLHHEIYARHERAGAKLRVARLLHLAELLDFSPIEAIYAAAPQFFGDTEQEAETRYKLVIRMLDLPAATAQNLLRLVEELSPDTGAQNAAKPPDTKRRG, translated from the coding sequence ATGGCCATCAAGGATGTACAGGCTTACATCGACAGGCAGGGGCTTGTCGAAACGGAGGATTCCGAGGCTGGGAAACCGATCTGGCGCAAGCCGGGATTTGACGGCGTTCGCGGTCTTCTCGAAATCGAGGAGGAGTTGAGCCGCTTCCTGCGCGAGCGTCGCGACGCGCAGAACCTCAATCGCGAACAGGTCGGCATGATGGTCGGCTTGCATCATGAGATCTACGCCCGGCACGAGCGAGCCGGGGCCAAGCTCAGGGTAGCGCGGCTGCTACATCTGGCGGAACTTCTCGATTTCTCTCCGATCGAAGCGATCTACGCCGCGGCGCCGCAGTTCTTTGGCGACACCGAGCAGGAGGCGGAGACCAGGTACAAGCTCGTGATACGCATGCTGGACCTGCCGGCGGCGACTGCACAGAACCTCCTTAGGCTGGTCGAGGAACTGTCGCCCGACACCGGGGCACAGAACGCGGCGAAGCCGCCTGACACGAAGCGTCGGGGCTAA